aataactaaaaataatggTACTTATAATTGTTTCTTGTACTATTTCATTTCATGCATGTTTCCTACATTCCCCCGTGAAATGAGCAAATATTAGGTTAATTATTGACTTatgacatgaaaaataataatttgattaattatttattgaaataGAGTTGAATATGATTGGTTatataattcataattcaaaaatcataattatCGGCGGACGACGGAGGAGAGGAGAGGAGGTGAAATGGGTTGGGGCGGTATGCCACTTGATATTTACTTCAGTTTACCTTCTTCGTAAAAAATTTACGTTGTATATAATGTCTATGTTGTGCTAATAGGTGTCCAATGAAGGAGTTCTGGGTTTGTACCTCAAATagcataatattttttgttttattttgacaGCCACACATCATTATTCTTAGATATTCTTGATAAAATTTCTGGCTCTGTCACTACCCTAAGAAAGAAGGGTATACTCaaaataaaatgtcatttttcatCTGTAATATAATACTTCTCATCCATACAAGGAATAAAACATCCTAAGTTTTTGTCATATTATCAAACGTCAAGGtaataaatagtaataatttGAGGTGTAGTAGTTTATGtgacattatttatttaagaaaaaagttattttatggTCTAGCAATTTTCAGATATTTATATGGttgtaaataattttcttaagaataaaaattaaaattttaaaattaaattatttttaattataattaggAGATATTTCTATATAAAATAGGAATAACGGAAAAAAAACATCCCATAATGATTACAATTTTATTACAAGAATAAATGATCAATTAATTTGATAACAATGTGATATAATATACGGATgatactaaatattaaaaaaaaaagagatcttTTTCCCATTATAAAGGGACaaatttgatcatttttctttaacaaaaaagtgtttaaaagaaaaaaggaaaaaaatggacTAACACATGAGTCTTGAACTACTTTTTATCATAATTCACAAGGCAcctatgattatttatttatatctcATCATTAATTGTACTGAATATATAtggaaaattatatatcttaAGATTTTCCTATAgttgaatataaattataattgcttGCACCCAAGCTTTTTCTTCCTttaaaagatgatgaaaaagTTGTACTAATAATACTAACTAAAGCTCACATAGAATTAACTACCAAATTTTGATGACTGCTATAATTGGTGTTAATGGTGAATAATTATGACATTTTTGGTAATACATATAGATAATCAATAACCTCAACTTTTCATCATCAACAATTATTACCGTATCCTTATAGAGCTCTCACTTTTTCTTAATGTTCAGGTCAGTTTGCACATAtctcaattaattttaaagatagaTATTGAGAAATTTAAATTCGACCTCATAATTTTCAACGCACTCAAGAATTTTGTTGTCCCTTGTGATTTTGTTCAACCAAAGTCAAAAAGTgtaaagaacaattttttttccttttactttttgtttcttGTTCTTCCTAAGCAAGTTTTTTGGTATAAAACTTGAAACACTACACTAATTGGGAAACCTCTTTGCTTAGCTTGCTAGGAACTCTTTGATCATTTGGATGataaattatatcatttacGTTAGTATTTGGCTAATAGATTTAATTAAAACttgagaataataataataataataatttaaagttatgtcaaaaatagttttaaaaacttaAAGTGTATTTTGGatgtacaatttatttttttaaaaaaataattaaactttgTGACGAGTGGAAATGAAGTTTCATCCAAACTTGGCCTGGATcagttttttgaaatttgaaatcttttttAAATTGGATTTTTAAAACCTAaccaaatttcataaaaaaataacatttttttaaaaaaataaaaattattaccaAAATCTACGGCGAAGACCtgaaataagaataaaattagtttgaattatattcaaagattttatttttggcAAGTTGACCATTGACCaataaatgtatcaaaatactTACCATTTACCGTAACACAAAATGTTTTACTCCTAATTTTCTGGATAAAATCTGTGGCttgttttacttatattttaccGAATAAATTAAACTgtcgataaaaaaaaatcaaaagaattaattcatattaatttatctttaaattaaACGAACCATAAAggtattttatttaaattaagtaGACAAAAATAAGGCAGGTAACCTTAGAAATTCAAATATGAAGggttaaacatgagaaaatatgcctttttgtttcctttttgttttttttcccaTGTAAAGTATAGtccaataaaaaaatgaatttactaGGTATATATCTGGTCAGTCAAACACAGAAAAATGtaactaaaaaaatagaaaaaacggtttaaaaaatatttcaacgttaaaataaaattattgttacAATACCAATTTGAGAACTATTTACCCctaattttaaaagatatatatgtgCTCATGTGCATacgttactatttataattatgcaatgtTTTTTATGTCCACGTgaacacatatatacctttaaaatatacaattaaatagTGTAGAGCGTACAATATCCTTTCCAAAATTTGATGTCATTACAACAATTTCGATCaaagtttaaatatatttgagactcttttttttaaaagaaaaatacccaaaataattaCCCCTCTATCCTTTGTCTAGCTTTGTCTGATCCACTTTTCCTTTTAATTAATCTAAACTTTTCTTCTTccaataattaaaaacaatttagttATTATATTAGCATCAATGAAATGTATCACGATCATCCAAAATAAGTATATCATCtaacaagaaaatatttatcgTAAAATAAGtgtttatttaaaaaacttaataaaaatttactCAAAACTCACAAACctcataatgaaaatgaaagatgTTTATTATTTAAGCAATCTTTGTCTTTCTTAATAATGTTTAAACTTAAAAAGATTTCTATCAAAGAGTTATTTTGTAAATTATGCATTAGatttattaatttcttaaatttttaaaagtgatACTTACTTTAGACAGATAAATAGGCTAGGAAATACTTTATagagtattattttttcaaaaggctccttatatatatatatgttataaagTTAATcggtattaaataaattaattttttcaaaaaactccttatatatatatatcataaagtTAAAACggtattaaataaattgaaacggagCTAGCCAGTAATTTCCCCTCCTAGCATGTGTGAGAGAATTCACATGGGTGGTGAATGGGcaaaatgatgaaaaagaaattttggGGGCTAAATATTCTAGTGACCGTATCCTAGTAGTAGCAGTACTTTCCTACAATATTCCTTTTTTCACCATCCACATCACATATTTTTGTCGAAGtggtaaataattatttattctaattagaaattttaaatttaaattttttaatataagaatatttttattatattagaaTATTTTACACCTTAATATAGGCCTCTTCTGTCAGAATCAATTTACTTTAAATCTGATATAGATATACTGAGTATcgaatagaaaattaaaaaaataataataacgtTTTCTTTTCGAATAATAACACGTATcactaaaatataattactCCACATAACACAAGAATCGAATAATTACCGTTTTTAACGGTCTACTGAATACTCTCACTAAACTGTTGCTCTTAGTGGCCTCCCTCGTGCTTGGTTCAGTTAAAAGCAAAGAAACCATTTTTCACCACTTTTCTCCAGTCTTCACGTTTCCATTTTCTTTTATCTAAGCAATGGTTTGATTCgcgaaaaaaattattttgaaattatttaagaGATTgaatatgataatatgaaaaatcCCTAACTTTATTCGACGCAGTACGTTAATGGAAATATATTTTGTCTACTACTATTACACAGTATACCTGTGACTGAAtaatctctctctttctctctccctctcCTCTTTATTTTCAAATCATTCTCTCTCTTTGTGTCTTGTTCTGCTATAAAAAcctcatctttttttttcatcttgtAGTTGATAATACAATACATTCTTTTACTAGCCTTATACATCAAGATAGGAGATGGGTGTTTCAAAAAAGACACTTTTTTTACTACTTTTAAGTGTTTTTCTTGGAGAAATTAGTCTCTGCTCTTCTACCAAGGTAAATTTGGCTCTGTGTGAACTATGGGGACATATGGGGTTTTGTTTGAATGATGAATAGTTAGTAAAGTTGTGTTTTTTCTGTGTTTAGTTATATGTGGTGTACATGGGAAGCAAAGATAGTGACGAGCATCGAGATGAGATTTTGAGGCAAAACCATCAAATGCTTACTGATATTCATGGAGGAAAGTAAGTTGTTGGTACTTTTAGCTATGAGTTTGTTTTCCCCCTTTTTGTCtgtttttgtcaaaaataaaaaactgaaGTGGTTAATAATCTTTACAGTGTTGAACAAGCCAAGAGTTCTCATGTATACAGTTATAGACATGGTTTTAAAGGCTTTGCAGCCAAGTTGACTGAGAAACAGGCTTCTGAAATATCTAGTGAGTCTTTTACCTAATGTTTTATGTTACTGTTGATTACCTACTCTGGTGGTTTGTACTCAGTCCACTGTTTGATGTTGAAACAAAACAGAAATGCCTGGTGTGGTATCTGTATTTCCAAATACTAAGAGAAACCTGCATACAACTCATTCATGGGATTTTATGGGGCTCAGTGAAGATGAAACAATGGAAATCCCAGGTTTTTCCACCAAGAACCAAGTTAATGTAATCATTGGTTTCATTGATACAGGTGATCATTTCTCTGTTCAACTAGCTCAAAGTTATCTTAATTGCTGCAATCTTTTTCCAGTTAGGTGAAAGATATGATCGTTTAGGTGATCGATGACACAAACCAAGTCGGTCCCTTCACTGATTGTGTTGTCACGTAATCACTAGTTACTTTTCTTAAGAAGAGTACAATAACATGACTCTGAAAAAGTGCTAAGTTTGTCATTTAGGTACATATGGTAGAATCTGGGGAAAGCAGTTCCTTTAGTACTCTGTTCTCTTTTCATCTACTGTAGGTATGTAGGATAAGTTTTACCGTTCATCAATCAATTCTTGTTTCAATCATTTGAGAATGATGGGATATGTTTGCTTAGATTTTCTTTAGCCCAAGTTGATTCACTTTCTCAACTTTCCTGTTTCTTTTTTGCATTTGTTGAACTGCTTGTGAATGTAAATAGAGTAAAGTCATCTCTCTGTTCATAACCTTATCAGTTTATCTTTAGCCTGGTCCCCAGCTTCCTTGTTTTTTCCGAACTAATTAGATCTTGAGGTTAAGCTCTTAAGACATTTACTGAAACAGGAATTTGGCCTGAGTCTCCAAGTTTTAGGGACACCCACATGCCTCCAGTGCCAGCTGGATGGAAAGGACAATGCCAATCAGGGGAAGCATTCAATGCCTCAATATGCAACAGGTTTCTTTTAATTATCAACTATTTCTTGAAGTTCAATGTTTTGTTTTATAGATGACAAGTCTAATAAGAATTTTGTCTTATATAGGAAAATAATTGGGGCAAGATATTATATGAGTGGCTATGCAGCTGAGGAAGATGATGAAAAGATCATGTTCAAGTCTGCCAGGGACAGTTCTGGTCATGGAAGTCATACAGCTTCAACTGCTGCTGGGCGTTATGTAGCTGATATGAATTACAAAGGTTTGGCATCTGGAGGAGCCAGAGGTGGTGCCCCAATGGCCAGGATAGCAGTGTACAAAACCTGCTGGAGTTCTGGTTGCTATGATGTTGATTTGTTGGCTGCATTTGATGATGCAATTAGAGATGGGGTTCATGTCATTTCTGTATCTTTGGGCCCAGATGCTCCCCAAGGAGATTATTTTAGTGATGCAATTTCTGTGGGGTCATTTCATGCTGTTAGCCGTGGGATACTTGTAGTGGCCTCCGTTGGAAATGAAGGAACCTCTGGTTCAGCCACAAATTTAGCTCCTTGGATGATCACAGTTGCAGCCAGTTCAACCGATAGAGATTTTACATCTGATGTTTTACTAGGAAATAGAGTTCAACTCACGGTAATCCCACTTTTCGAATAGTTCATATGTGAAGTTATATCCAGTTTCTATCTCCTCATTATGTTCTGGATATTTGGAAGGGTGAAAGTCTTAGCTTATCTCAAATGAATACATCTGCAAAAATCATACCTGCTTCTGAAGCTTATGCTGGATACTTCACTCCTTATCAATCCAGGTGAAGCAGAAGGTACTTAACTGTTTGTTAATTGTAGATATGTATGCATTGACAATTATATTAAAGTACTTTTCGTTCCTATCTTTTCCACTAGTTATTGCTTAGATAGTTCTTTGAATAGAACTAAGGCCAAAGGGAAGGTTCTTGTGTGTCGACATGCTGGAAGCTCAAGTGAGTCAAAGCTGGAGAAAAGCAATATAGTTAAACAAGCTGGTGGAGTTGGGATGATCCTTATTGATGAAGCAGACAAGGGTGTGGCTATCCCCTTCTCCATTCCAGCAGCAACTGTTGGGCAAAAGATTGGAAAAAAGATCCTAGCTTACATTAATAATACACGGTTCACTTCTTTCTTAGTGGCTGttgatatttgtttttattgttcttTGATGTTGTTAGCAATCATCTCATCTCTTTTATATTAACAGCCTCCCTACTGCAAGGATTCTCTCTGCTAAAACTGTTTTGGGAGCTCAACCTGCTCCTCGAGTAACAGCATTTTCTTCAAGAGGTCCGAATTCTCTAACACCAGAAATTTTGAAGGTAATTTATTTGCTTAAAATAGTATCGAATTTTAGAAACTTGTCTTTCAACTGCTCCTTGTTTTCTACATCGATCCCTCTATGCTTTTATTATTTAGACCAAGAAAGTCTTATGTTGCATCCTGAGATTTCCTTCCAGGATCTTCAATGTGGTTTTAgattatttcttttaactttgCATCTCTTTGTTCCTACTTTATATGAggatttactttttttcttgcAAGTAATATACCTGCTGATTTTCCTTGTAGCCTGATATTACTGCTCCCGGTTTAAATATCCTGGCAGCATGGTCCCCAGCAATGTCTAGGTTGAAGTTCAACATACTCTCTGGAACTTCCATGGCTTGCCCTCACATATCAGGAGTCGTTGCCTTGTTAAAAGCCGTGCATCCATCATGGTCTCCCTCTGCAATCAAATCAGCCATCATGACAACAGGTAAACTAGATGCCTTACATAGTCTAACTATGCAACTCTTGATTCTGAGGTTTGCTTTAAAGAAGGAAAAGGGTGAGGGGATCAAGATTTGGTTTTGTTTGAGCACATTATCTTAAAAATACTTATGGTTTTATTTGAGCTTTGTATGTTAATGTATAAAGTGAATTTAACTATTACAGAATAATCCAATGTCATGAATGTTAATGCAGCCAAACTATCAGATATGCATCACAAACCCATAATAGTAGATCCTGAAGGGAAGAAGGCTAATCCATTTGATTTTGGTTCTGGATTTGTTAACCCCACGAAAGTCCTCAATCCTGGTCTGATATATGATGCACAACCAGAAGATTACAGGGCATTTCTTTGTTCAATTGGTTATGACGAGAAATCTCTGCATCTAATTACAAGGGACAACAGAACGTGTGATCAAACCTTTGCATCGCCAAATGAACTAAATTATCCCTCCATCACAGTACCAAACCTCAGAAACAATTACTCAGTATCTCGAACTGTCACAAATGTGGGAAAGTCAAGGAGTACTTACAAGGCAGTTATATTTGCACCAAAGGGTATCAATGTTACTGTGGTGCCGCGAAGATTAGCCTTCACTAGATATTACCAGAAGATGAATTTCACATTGACTTTCAAAGTGGCTGCACCTACACAAGGATATGTCTTTGGGTCCTTGTCATGGAGGAACAAAAGAACATGGGTAACATCTCCACTTGTTGTCAGAGTGGCACATTCCCATATGGGTACTATGGTATAGTTCAGCTGCAGTGCTATTTATTGTGTTATATAAGGTAAGTAACAAGATATTGCAACCAGTAACTGCTGAAAATGGTTGCATGAAGCCAACACAAAATTCTTAGAAGAATACATGTAATTAGTAGCAGAATACAAATAATTAGTAATTCTTTATTCTATTTGTCCTTTAGTTTTGAGTTTTGGTTCTTGCTACCTAGTCAGGTTTTTACTAATAGGGATGCTGCAAATTCTTTAACTTGTCTAGTAATTGCATTATGTATTGGCATCTTTGCTTCTATATGTACTAGTAGTTCATTCTTTAATGGAATATCTTATCATGTTGGTATTATAAAACCCAAGAAACAAACAAAATGCAGTTTTCTTCACACACTTTGGTAAGTACAATGTCTTGTGACTTCCAACTGATCCAACATGCAGTTTGAATAAGACTAAGGGGGGGCTGGGAGGGAGTTTAGATTTGGTAATTGTGCAATAAACAATCAGTCGATGTTATATAATGCATCGTTACAATCTCAACTTTACGCTAACAGAAGTTGGATTTGTTGTACACAattctgtatat
This window of the Solanum pennellii chromosome 2, SPENNV200 genome carries:
- the LOC107011559 gene encoding subtilisin-like protease SBT3.9, with amino-acid sequence MGVSKKTLFLLLLSVFLGEISLCSSTKLYVVYMGSKDSDEHRDEILRQNHQMLTDIHGGNVEQAKSSHVYSYRHGFKGFAAKLTEKQASEISKMPGVVSVFPNTKRNLHTTHSWDFMGLSEDETMEIPGFSTKNQVNVIIGFIDTGIWPESPSFRDTHMPPVPAGWKGQCQSGEAFNASICNRKIIGARYYMSGYAAEEDDEKIMFKSARDSSGHGSHTASTAAGRYVADMNYKGLASGGARGGAPMARIAVYKTCWSSGCYDVDLLAAFDDAIRDGVHVISVSLGPDAPQGDYFSDAISVGSFHAVSRGILVVASVGNEGTSGSATNLAPWMITVAASSTDRDFTSDVLLGNRVQLTGESLSLSQMNTSAKIIPASEAYAGYFTPYQSSYCLDSSLNRTKAKGKVLVCRHAGSSSESKLEKSNIVKQAGGVGMILIDEADKGVAIPFSIPAATVGQKIGKKILAYINNTRLPTARILSAKTVLGAQPAPRVTAFSSRGPNSLTPEILKPDITAPGLNILAAWSPAMSRLKFNILSGTSMACPHISGVVALLKAVHPSWSPSAIKSAIMTTAKLSDMHHKPIIVDPEGKKANPFDFGSGFVNPTKVLNPGLIYDAQPEDYRAFLCSIGYDEKSLHLITRDNRTCDQTFASPNELNYPSITVPNLRNNYSVSRTVTNVGKSRSTYKAVIFAPKGINVTVVPRRLAFTRYYQKMNFTLTFKVAAPTQGYVFGSLSWRNKRTWVTSPLVVRVAHSHMGTMV